Proteins encoded within one genomic window of Macrobrachium nipponense isolate FS-2020 chromosome 9, ASM1510439v2, whole genome shotgun sequence:
- the LOC135218303 gene encoding uncharacterized protein LOC135218303, with amino-acid sequence MTFRDLTNALKALRSSRTAFGAFIILGMVMVAKRREKQDCTSDSTMALDDENAPGLSKIEALLKGPLNYDDPHLLEIIRKKYLIPPSAKSYDLMIDRKDYKAGVYNSYFELEPSFVTLRDILYKILKNVRDGFFVEAGAVDGEFLSNSLMIERRLKWKGLLVEADGDMFKKLLSRNRKAWASHSCLALHSYPHREVFIKYSAKGDLIPGASMFSRGHGVLAPVEHLSPMRKVGANPENSDPLYDFVQCLPLASLLLALNVTHVHFISLDVEGAEPAILDSLPWDVITVDVWLVEHISEREHPENYQYLPKDIQRSVAFTDNLVEAFMSRGYTLYPVSKERLKDNYIFIRKNSEIYENLNIL; translated from the exons ATGACTTTCAGAGATCTCACGAACGCTCTCAAGGCTCTGCGTTCATCGAGAACGGCATTTGGCGCTTTCATTATCCTCGGCATG GTAATGGTCGCTAAAAGGAGAGAAAAGCAGGATTGCACTAGTGACTCGACGATGGCACTTGATGATGAAAACGCCCCGGGGTTGTCGAAAATTGAGGCGCTTCTCAAAGGACCCCTGAACTACGACGACCCACATCTCCTGGAAATCATAAGGAAGAAGTATCTGATTCCTCCTTCGGCCAAATCCTACGATCTGATGATAGATCGAAAAGACTACAAAGCGGGTGTTTACAACTCTTACTTCGAACTGGAGCCATCTTTTGTCACTTTGCGGGACATACTTTACAAG ATATTAAAGAACGTAAGGGACGGATTCTTCGTAGAGGCAGGAGCTGTGGATGGAGAATTCCTGTCAAATTCTCTGATGATAGAACGCCGTCTGAAGTGGAAAGGTCTTTTAGTGGAGGCTGATGGTGACATGTTCAAAAAACTGCTGAGCCGAAATCGAAAAGCGTGGGCGAGTCACTCCTGCCTAGCTCTGCACTCCTACCCTCACAGGGAAGTCTTCATCAAATACAGCGCCAAAGGAGACCTCATTCCAGGGGCGTCTATGTTTTCGAGAGGCCACGGGGTCCTTGCCCCAGTGGAGCACCTGTCTCCAATGAGGAAGGTTGGTGCAAATCCTGAGAATTCAGATCCACTCTACGATTTTGTACAGTGCCTTCCATTAGCTTCCCTTCTGTTGGCCCTGAATGTTACTCATGTCCACTTCATTTCTCTTGACGTTGAGGGGGCAGAGCCGGCCATCTTGGATTCATTGCCCTGGGATGTCATCACTGTTGATGTTTGGTTGGTGGAACACATCAGCGAACGAGAACATCCGGAGAACTATCAATACCTTCCGAAGGATATACAGAGGAGTGTAGCTTTTACTGACAACCTCGTTGAAGCTTTCATGTCTAGAGGGTACACCTTGTACCCAGTCAGTAAAGAGCGTCTAAAAGATAACTACATCTTCATCAGAAAGAACTCTGAAATTTACGAGAACCTAaatatattatag